A single window of Desulfovibrio sp. G11 DNA harbors:
- the ahbC gene encoding 12,18-didecarboxysiroheme deacetylase yields the protein MIGISKLYCGQVEPSDALRYGRESGKLPSHLLQFSKDKKPVVVWNMTQRCNLKCVHCYAHAIEVDGTDDINTQQAKAMIDDLAAYGAPVMLFSGGEPLVRKDLVELASHATSKGMRAVISTNGTLITKEKARELKAVGLSYVGISLDGMEEIHDKFRAVPGAFRKALEGIANCQAEGLKVGLRLTINKRNAGEIPGIFRLLKDMEIPRACFYHLVYSGRGSELIKEDLDHAETRQVLDLIMDETRALFDAGKGKEILTVDNHADGPYVWMRLKREDPKRAEEVFELLQYNEGNSSGRGIGCISWDGKVHADQFWRNHVLGNVLERPFSQIWDDPSIELLHKLKDKKAHVKGRCAKCRFLNICGGNFRARAEAYYDDIWAQDPACYLTDEEIGLK from the coding sequence ATGATTGGCATTTCCAAGCTGTACTGTGGTCAGGTGGAGCCTTCGGACGCCCTGCGTTATGGCCGTGAGTCGGGCAAGCTGCCCTCCCACCTGCTGCAGTTTTCCAAGGACAAGAAGCCTGTGGTGGTCTGGAACATGACCCAGCGCTGCAACCTCAAATGCGTGCACTGTTATGCCCACGCCATTGAGGTGGACGGCACGGACGACATCAATACCCAGCAGGCCAAGGCCATGATCGACGATCTGGCCGCCTACGGCGCTCCGGTCATGCTTTTCTCCGGCGGCGAGCCGCTGGTACGCAAAGACCTGGTTGAACTGGCAAGCCACGCCACGTCCAAGGGCATGCGGGCCGTCATCTCCACCAACGGAACCCTGATCACCAAGGAAAAAGCGCGCGAACTCAAGGCCGTGGGCCTCTCTTACGTGGGCATCTCCCTGGACGGCATGGAAGAAATACACGACAAGTTCCGCGCCGTACCCGGCGCGTTCCGCAAGGCTCTGGAAGGCATCGCCAACTGCCAGGCCGAAGGTCTCAAGGTGGGCCTGCGCCTCACCATCAACAAGCGCAATGCCGGTGAAATTCCCGGTATTTTCCGTCTGCTCAAGGACATGGAAATTCCCCGCGCCTGTTTTTACCACCTTGTCTACTCCGGCCGAGGTTCCGAACTTATCAAGGAAGACCTGGACCACGCGGAAACCCGTCAGGTGCTGGACCTCATCATGGATGAAACCCGCGCCCTGTTTGATGCGGGCAAGGGCAAGGAAATCCTTACTGTTGATAACCACGCCGACGGTCCCTATGTGTGGATGCGCCTCAAGCGCGAAGACCCCAAACGCGCGGAAGAAGTTTTTGAGCTGCTTCAATACAATGAAGGCAACAGTTCCGGCCGGGGCATAGGCTGTATTTCCTGGGACGGAAAGGTGCATGCCGACCAGTTCTGGCGGAACCATGTGCTCGGCAATGTGCTGGAGCGCCCGTTCTCGCAGATATGGGACGATCCCTCCATCGAACTGCTGCACAAGCTCAAGGACAAGAAAGCCCACGTCAAGGGCCGCTGCGCCAAATGCCGGTTCCTGAACATCTGTGGCGGCAACTTCCGCGCCCGCGCCGAAGCCTATTATGATGACATATGGGCGCAGGATCCGGCCTGCTACCTGACTGATGAAGAAATCGGCCTGAAGTAG
- the ahbA gene encoding siroheme decarboxylase subunit alpha, with the protein MTTQTSAATGSPTQQNNAALADMDNMDRQLLDIIQTGFPLSPRPYAELGQRLGLDEQEVLDRVRGLKARKIIRRLGANFQSAKLGFVSTLCAAKVPQDKMDAFVAEVNAKPGVTHNYLREHDYNIWFTLISPSREETQAILDGITQATGVPILNLPATKLFKIRVDFRMDNDS; encoded by the coding sequence ATGACCACGCAAACATCTGCCGCCACCGGCAGCCCCACACAGCAAAATAACGCCGCCCTTGCCGACATGGACAATATGGACAGGCAACTGCTGGACATCATCCAGACGGGCTTTCCCCTGTCGCCCCGCCCCTACGCCGAACTCGGCCAGCGCCTGGGCCTGGACGAGCAGGAAGTGCTCGACAGGGTGCGCGGTCTCAAGGCCCGCAAGATCATCAGGCGACTCGGGGCCAACTTTCAGTCCGCCAAGCTGGGCTTCGTGTCCACCCTGTGCGCGGCCAAGGTGCCCCAGGACAAAATGGACGCCTTTGTGGCCGAAGTTAACGCCAAACCGGGCGTTACCCACAACTACCTGCGCGAGCACGACTACAATATCTGGTTTACCCTTATAAGCCCGTCGCGGGAAGAAACGCAGGCCATTCTTGACGGCATCACCCAGGCAACGGGCGTGCCCATTCTGAATCTGCCCGCCACAAAGCTGTTCAAGATCCGCGTGGATTTCCGCATGGACAATGACAGCTAG
- a CDS encoding D-alanyl-D-alanine carboxypeptidase family protein, with protein sequence MPSRYRHKRFSFLNVFAYPFLFLLLACLLRPGPGQAAPPIPEHGFLETSSAILYDLDHDAILFEQNADQRIAPASLTKVLSMFLALDSVDQGKLSLDNTVTVSRAAAGTGGSRMGLRENDVVSLEQLLMGMAVSSGNDASMAVAECVGGSTPAFVAMMNAKAQALGMRDSQFRNPHGLPAKGQYTTARDMLTLARAYLQAHPQALRFHNTHTISHKGRVTWNKNPLLGQYPGADGLKTGWVNASGYNLIFTASQGPRRLLAVILGAPDSRTRGVEAFRLLDAGFQVCGNNAASVVAALDCLPPERYNPDMRKTAREARRMYAGSDAAPRKNVSKAPQAKQTAKAKPKKKEAHKAARQKRDSGQAARSGSGRAG encoded by the coding sequence ATGCCCAGCCGTTACCGCCACAAGAGGTTCAGCTTCCTCAATGTGTTTGCGTATCCTTTCCTGTTTTTGCTGCTGGCCTGCCTGCTGCGTCCCGGCCCCGGACAGGCCGCCCCCCCCATTCCGGAACACGGTTTTCTGGAAACCAGTTCCGCCATTCTGTACGATCTGGACCACGATGCCATTCTTTTTGAGCAAAACGCCGACCAGCGCATTGCCCCGGCATCACTGACCAAGGTCCTTTCAATGTTTCTGGCCCTGGACAGCGTGGATCAGGGCAAGCTGAGCCTGGACAATACCGTAACGGTCAGCCGTGCCGCCGCAGGAACCGGCGGTTCACGCATGGGCCTGCGGGAAAATGACGTGGTGAGCCTTGAACAGCTGCTCATGGGCATGGCTGTGTCTTCGGGCAATGATGCCAGCATGGCTGTGGCGGAATGTGTGGGCGGTTCGACTCCGGCTTTTGTAGCCATGATGAATGCCAAAGCGCAGGCCCTGGGCATGCGCGACAGCCAGTTCCGCAATCCCCACGGGTTGCCCGCCAAAGGCCAGTACACCACGGCCCGCGACATGCTCACCCTGGCACGGGCCTATCTGCAGGCCCATCCCCAGGCCCTGCGTTTTCACAACACCCACACCATCAGCCATAAAGGGCGCGTCACCTGGAACAAGAACCCCCTGCTGGGCCAGTACCCCGGCGCGGACGGGCTTAAAACAGGCTGGGTCAACGCCTCGGGCTACAATCTTATCTTCACGGCCAGCCAGGGGCCCAGACGCCTGCTGGCCGTCATTCTGGGCGCGCCCGACTCGCGCACGCGCGGGGTTGAGGCGTTTCGCCTGCTGGATGCCGGATTTCAGGTATGCGGCAACAATGCCGCATCGGTGGTGGCAGCCCTGGATTGCCTGCCCCCGGAACGCTATAACCCCGACATGCGCAAGACAGCCCGCGAGGCCCGGCGTATGTATGCAGGCAGCGATGCCGCACCTCGCAAAAACGTGAGCAAGGCCCCTCAGGCCAAGCAGACGGCAAAAGCAAAGCCCAAAAAGAAAGAGGCCCACAAGGCCGCGCGACAAAAGCGCGATTCCGGCCAGGCAGCCAGATCCGGCTCTGGACGGGCGGGCTAG
- the alaS gene encoding alanine--tRNA ligase has protein sequence MLTAKEIRRRYLDFFHRHQHEIVASGPIIPPNDPSLLFANSGMVQFKKLFLGEEKRSYSRATTCQKCLRVSGKHNDLENVGRTARHHTFFEMLGNFAFGDYFKREAITWAWDFVTKELELPKEKLWVTVFREDDEAAVLWAEIAGLPAERIVRMGEKDNFWTMGDTGPCGPCSEIYVDQGADMSCGPDCGIGNCDCDRFLEIWNLVFTQFDQSADGTRTLLARPNIDTGMGLERMAAVAQGKRSNFDCDLFQDIIQYAAGLAGVTYSFSAPDTNDVDTALRVIADHSRAAAFLVAGGVLPSNENRGYVLRRLIRRALRFATLMGVHEPFMHKVARKVTEVMGDAYPELVESADFIDRAVFEEEQRFSLTLKKGLDLLEEELAALKARGITLIPGDFCFKLYDTYGFPLDIVTDVAEKRGFHADAEGFEKYMQEQRKRARDHQKKGGLLGQGEDGQSPFKSLADGGAESRFVGYEGLTAQSPVTILLDAAGQPVDVLGEGESGYAVTEATPFYGEGGGQAGDTGLMSATSGEARVLTTHKPAPQLLVHEIEVVRGEILQGKEVRLAVDPDERKATARNHTCTHLLHAALRRVLGPHVKQAGSLVDGRRLRFDFSHIAALTPEELAAVERQVNAAILADLEVSAREMPMADAVAAGAIALFNEKYGSTVRVLTVAGAEMCDPESVELCGGTHLARTGEAGAFFIVSESGVAAGMRRIEAVTGWNAYGHAVEQRAELGCLAALLKSKPGQLAERVQTLHGEVKKLRKASEKAAAAPASGAELVARAVEVNGVRLLAARLDNVPVKALREVMDDVRSRLSENAVACLATVEEGKVGMLVYVSKDLHGRFTAPALIKTVAAPCGGSGGGRPDMAQAGGNQPEGLAEAFAALKKCIEQ, from the coding sequence ATGCTCACCGCCAAAGAAATACGCCGCCGCTATCTCGACTTTTTTCACCGCCACCAGCACGAAATTGTCGCTTCCGGGCCGATCATCCCGCCCAACGACCCTTCGCTGCTCTTTGCCAACTCCGGCATGGTGCAATTCAAAAAACTCTTTCTCGGCGAGGAAAAACGCTCCTACAGCCGCGCTACCACCTGCCAGAAATGCCTGCGGGTTTCGGGCAAGCACAACGACCTTGAAAACGTCGGCCGCACAGCGCGCCACCACACGTTTTTTGAAATGCTCGGCAACTTTGCCTTTGGCGACTATTTCAAGCGCGAAGCCATCACATGGGCCTGGGATTTCGTGACCAAAGAACTGGAACTGCCCAAAGAAAAACTGTGGGTCACGGTTTTTCGCGAGGACGACGAAGCCGCCGTACTGTGGGCCGAAATTGCCGGGCTGCCCGCTGAACGCATTGTGCGCATGGGCGAAAAAGACAATTTCTGGACCATGGGTGATACCGGACCCTGCGGGCCGTGCTCCGAAATCTACGTGGACCAGGGCGCAGACATGTCCTGTGGCCCGGACTGCGGCATCGGCAACTGCGACTGCGACCGCTTCCTTGAAATATGGAACCTCGTGTTCACCCAGTTTGACCAGAGCGCCGACGGCACACGCACCCTGCTTGCCAGGCCCAACATAGACACGGGCATGGGCCTTGAACGCATGGCCGCCGTGGCCCAGGGCAAGCGCTCCAACTTTGACTGCGACCTTTTTCAGGACATTATCCAGTATGCGGCCGGGCTTGCGGGCGTAACGTACAGCTTCAGCGCCCCGGACACCAATGATGTGGATACGGCCCTGCGCGTCATTGCCGACCACAGCCGCGCCGCGGCCTTTCTTGTTGCAGGCGGTGTGCTGCCCTCCAACGAAAACCGCGGCTATGTGCTGCGCCGCCTCATCCGCCGCGCCCTGCGTTTTGCCACGCTCATGGGCGTGCACGAGCCGTTCATGCACAAGGTTGCCCGCAAGGTCACCGAAGTTATGGGCGATGCCTACCCCGAACTGGTAGAAAGCGCAGACTTCATCGACCGGGCCGTGTTTGAAGAAGAGCAGCGCTTCTCCCTCACGCTCAAGAAGGGGCTGGACCTGCTTGAAGAAGAACTGGCCGCCCTCAAGGCGCGCGGCATCACACTGATTCCCGGCGACTTCTGCTTCAAGCTGTATGACACGTACGGCTTTCCTCTGGACATCGTTACCGACGTTGCCGAAAAGCGCGGCTTTCACGCCGATGCCGAAGGCTTTGAAAAATATATGCAGGAGCAGCGCAAACGCGCCCGCGACCACCAGAAAAAAGGTGGCCTGCTGGGTCAGGGTGAAGACGGACAAAGCCCCTTCAAATCTCTGGCGGACGGCGGCGCCGAAAGCCGCTTTGTGGGCTATGAAGGTCTTACGGCCCAAAGCCCTGTGACCATTCTGCTGGACGCTGCAGGCCAGCCTGTGGACGTGCTCGGCGAAGGCGAAAGCGGCTATGCCGTGACCGAAGCCACGCCTTTTTATGGCGAAGGCGGCGGTCAGGCGGGCGATACGGGCCTCATGAGCGCGACCTCCGGCGAGGCCCGGGTGCTTACCACCCATAAGCCTGCGCCCCAGTTGCTGGTGCATGAAATCGAAGTCGTCCGGGGCGAAATACTCCAGGGCAAGGAAGTGCGCCTGGCTGTGGACCCTGACGAACGCAAGGCCACAGCCCGCAACCACACCTGCACCCACCTGCTGCACGCAGCCCTGCGCCGCGTGCTCGGTCCCCATGTCAAACAGGCCGGATCGCTGGTTGACGGCCGCCGCCTGCGCTTTGACTTTTCCCACATTGCAGCCCTCACGCCTGAAGAACTGGCCGCCGTGGAGCGGCAGGTCAATGCCGCCATTCTGGCCGACCTTGAGGTTTCCGCCAGGGAAATGCCCATGGCGGATGCCGTGGCTGCCGGGGCCATTGCCCTTTTTAACGAAAAATATGGCTCGACTGTGCGCGTGCTCACAGTCGCAGGCGCAGAAATGTGCGATCCTGAATCCGTTGAACTGTGCGGCGGCACACATTTGGCCCGCACGGGCGAAGCCGGGGCCTTCTTTATTGTGAGCGAAAGCGGCGTGGCCGCGGGCATGCGGCGCATTGAGGCCGTCACGGGCTGGAACGCTTACGGCCATGCCGTGGAGCAGCGCGCCGAACTGGGCTGCCTTGCGGCCCTGCTCAAGTCCAAGCCCGGCCAGCTTGCCGAGCGCGTGCAGACCCTGCACGGCGAAGTGAAAAAACTGCGCAAGGCGTCGGAAAAAGCGGCTGCGGCCCCTGCCTCCGGCGCAGAACTGGTCGCGCGGGCAGTTGAGGTCAACGGTGTGCGCCTGCTGGCAGCCCGGCTGGACAATGTGCCGGTCAAGGCGCTGCGTGAAGTTATGGACGATGTGCGTTCGCGGCTTTCTGAAAATGCAGTGGCCTGCCTTGCCACGGTGGAAGAAGGCAAGGTCGGCATGCTTGTTTATGTTTCCAAGGACCTGCACGGCAGATTCACGGCGCCCGCCCTTATCAAGACCGTGGCCGCGCCTTGCGGCGGCTCGGGTGGCGGCAGGCCCGACATGGCCCAGGCAGGCGGCAACCAGCCTGAAGGGCTGGCCGAGGCCTTTGCCGCGCTGAAAAAATGTATCGAACAATAA
- the hemB gene encoding porphobilinogen synthase — protein sequence MTPFHRGRRLRATPELRTLVRETAPLLVEDLVQPYFVVETEDSGFRKEIGSMPGQYQLSLSQMEKQVEQAVDTGLHSVILFGIPATKDEKACGAYADDGIVQEAVRLLKRRWPKLFVMTDVCLCEYMSHGHCGILTPEGVVRNDATLPLLAQTAVSHARAGADMVAPSDMMDGRVAAIREALDQAGFSRLPLMSYAVKYASAYYGPFREAAESAPSSGDRKSYQMDPANLREALREAYADLEEGADALIVKPAGPYADIIRLVRDHVDVPLCAYQVSGEYSMIRAAGLNGWIDERAVMLESLMGLKRAGADMVITYFTETLLREKLAR from the coding sequence ATGACTCCGTTCCATCGCGGCCGCCGTCTGCGTGCCACCCCCGAACTTCGCACCCTGGTGCGCGAAACTGCGCCCCTTCTCGTGGAAGACCTTGTTCAGCCCTATTTTGTGGTTGAAACCGAAGACTCCGGTTTTCGCAAAGAAATCGGCTCCATGCCCGGCCAGTACCAGCTGAGCCTCAGCCAGATGGAAAAACAGGTGGAGCAGGCCGTGGATACGGGCCTGCATTCGGTCATTCTTTTCGGCATTCCCGCCACCAAGGACGAAAAAGCCTGCGGCGCCTACGCCGATGATGGCATCGTGCAGGAGGCCGTACGGCTGCTCAAGCGCCGCTGGCCCAAACTTTTTGTCATGACAGACGTATGCCTGTGCGAATACATGAGCCACGGTCACTGTGGCATCCTTACGCCCGAGGGCGTGGTGCGCAACGACGCCACCCTGCCCCTGCTGGCGCAGACAGCCGTGAGCCACGCCAGGGCAGGAGCCGACATGGTGGCCCCCTCGGACATGATGGACGGACGCGTGGCCGCCATCCGCGAAGCGCTGGATCAGGCCGGTTTTTCCCGGCTGCCGCTCATGTCCTATGCGGTCAAATACGCCTCGGCCTATTACGGACCTTTTCGCGAAGCCGCCGAAAGTGCGCCTTCCAGCGGCGACCGAAAATCCTACCAGATGGACCCGGCCAACCTGCGCGAAGCCCTGCGTGAAGCCTATGCCGACCTTGAAGAAGGCGCGGACGCCCTTATCGTCAAGCCTGCCGGACCGTATGCCGACATCATCCGCCTTGTGCGCGATCATGTGGACGTGCCGCTCTGCGCCTACCAGGTCAGCGGCGAATACTCGATGATACGCGCTGCCGGGCTTAACGGCTGGATAGACGAACGGGCCGTCATGCTTGAATCCCTCATGGGGCTGAAGCGTGCCGGGGCGGACATGGTCATCACCTACTTTACAGAAACCCTGCTGCGCGAAAAGCTGGCAAGGTAG
- the ahbD gene encoding heme b synthase has translation MSKHMHHAGGHPGGMPGSAGNPISGHPGQAEDGKHRGHPGGHGMSAPLRTLEDGSPACRLIAWEVTRSCNLACKHCRAEAHPEPYPGELSTAEAKALIDTFTEVGKPIIIFTGGDPMIRPDVYELVAYAHSKGLPCAFSPNGTLITPETAQKIKNAGVNRCSISIDGADAASHDSFRGVPGAFEASMRGIEYLKAAGVPFQINTTVTRNNLTSFKKIFELCERIGAAAWHIFLLVPMGRAAGLADQVITAQEYEDVLHWLYDFRKTTKMHLKATCAPHYYRIMRQRAKEEGVSVTPENFGMDALTRGCLGGTGFCFISHVGQVQPCGYLELDCGNVRQTPFPKIWRESKHFLQFRDQSCYSGKCGECEYHKVCGGCRARAHSMDGDHMGEEPLCTYIPAKMRKKGRDGKSGEEK, from the coding sequence ATGAGCAAGCACATGCACCACGCCGGAGGCCACCCGGGCGGTATGCCCGGCAGCGCGGGCAACCCCATAAGCGGTCATCCCGGCCAGGCAGAAGACGGCAAGCACCGCGGGCATCCGGGCGGGCACGGCATGAGCGCGCCCCTGCGCACCCTTGAAGACGGCAGCCCCGCCTGCCGCCTCATCGCCTGGGAAGTCACGCGCTCCTGTAACCTGGCCTGCAAGCACTGCCGCGCCGAGGCCCACCCCGAACCGTACCCCGGTGAGCTGTCCACAGCCGAAGCCAAGGCCCTGATCGACACCTTCACCGAGGTGGGCAAGCCCATCATCATCTTCACCGGTGGCGATCCCATGATACGGCCCGATGTGTATGAGCTGGTGGCCTACGCCCACAGCAAGGGGCTGCCCTGCGCCTTTTCGCCCAACGGCACCCTTATCACGCCGGAAACCGCGCAAAAAATCAAAAACGCGGGCGTCAACCGCTGCTCCATCTCCATTGATGGAGCAGATGCCGCCAGCCACGACAGCTTCCGCGGTGTTCCCGGCGCGTTTGAAGCGTCCATGCGCGGCATCGAATACCTCAAGGCCGCGGGCGTGCCGTTTCAGATCAATACCACGGTCACACGCAACAACCTCACAAGTTTTAAAAAGATATTTGAGCTGTGTGAGCGTATCGGCGCGGCAGCCTGGCACATCTTTCTTCTGGTGCCCATGGGCCGGGCCGCGGGCCTGGCCGATCAGGTGATCACGGCCCAGGAATACGAAGACGTGCTCCACTGGCTGTACGACTTCCGCAAAACCACCAAAATGCACCTCAAGGCTACCTGTGCACCGCACTATTACCGCATCATGCGCCAGCGGGCCAAAGAAGAAGGCGTGAGCGTCACCCCCGAAAACTTCGGCATGGATGCCCTCACACGAGGCTGCCTCGGCGGCACGGGCTTCTGCTTTATCAGCCATGTTGGGCAGGTGCAGCCTTGCGGATATCTGGAACTTGATTGCGGCAATGTACGCCAAACGCCCTTTCCCAAAATCTGGCGCGAAAGCAAGCATTTCTTGCAGTTCCGCGACCAGTCCTGCTATTCGGGCAAATGCGGCGAGTGCGAGTATCACAAGGTCTGCGGCGGCTGCCGCGCCCGCGCCCACAGCATGGACGGCGATCATATGGGCGAGGAACCGCTGTGCACCTATATTCCGGCCAAAATGCGCAAAAAGGGCCGGGACGGCAAGTCCGGGGAGGAAAAATAA
- a CDS encoding methyl-accepting chemotaxis protein, with product MNMSVRYKALLLIGVTIIIALISYAILLRNMNDMEERYSDKTRLAVERLIATEAEKINTYMTVTQDGAAGIAIAGEALWMVRGQDTAGAAQAVKDYLKLNIARYPKAVGCGMWYEPYVFSPGEAYFGSYARWENGKVALTMEYNEADYDYHKQDWYTQAIPAQWDRNKQRPDRVYWSAPYLDEASNTLMITVGGVMYSPHGRIIGMSTLDVSIEDLRKTVGSIKITPASTAFAVDMRSGLIAAYPADNALLLKPMEKLPFSDAQKLLGSVPPNGQIRFAASINGQSNTIFYSVSPTGMGLGIAIPDAELYAEVHALAAFNRNTALGAAGALLIFFVIIGLALNRIIINPILSLSAFSRSVAEGRLDTPVAENYKSEFAVLRNAMVAMLDTLKNKMQEAERRTEEARVNAQNAEASRHAAEEATAQAQKARSEGMRQAAGSLRTVVAVTESASAELAQKVNASSQRAESQSRRVAETATAMEQLSAAVLEISHNSGTAANLSEESRAAAEQGTERVYRVLRDVTTVHRDFQSAYGSVDDLSGKANAIGTIARTIEDIADQTNLLALNAAIEAARAGDAGRGFAVVADEVRKLAEKTMTATKEVGQSITDIQQAAGSTLVSMDNTKNLLGQAMQDVQGAEDILRRISALIMDSTDQIRAIATAAEQQSAATEEVNASIVDINRISEETATAMQEAAAAVDELGRQTAALHNLTDQLERS from the coding sequence ATGAATATGTCAGTCCGCTACAAGGCGTTACTGCTGATCGGTGTTACCATCATAATTGCGCTGATCAGCTATGCCATCCTGCTGCGTAACATGAATGATATGGAAGAACGCTACAGCGACAAGACACGCCTTGCTGTGGAACGGCTCATCGCCACAGAAGCTGAAAAAATCAATACCTATATGACTGTCACACAGGACGGCGCGGCGGGCATTGCCATTGCCGGCGAGGCCCTGTGGATGGTGCGGGGGCAGGATACGGCCGGGGCCGCCCAGGCCGTCAAGGATTACCTCAAGCTCAATATTGCCCGGTACCCCAAGGCCGTGGGGTGCGGCATGTGGTACGAGCCCTACGTTTTTTCTCCCGGTGAAGCCTACTTCGGCTCCTATGCCCGTTGGGAAAACGGCAAAGTGGCCCTGACCATGGAATATAACGAAGCTGACTACGACTACCACAAACAGGACTGGTACACCCAGGCCATCCCTGCCCAGTGGGACCGCAACAAACAACGCCCCGACCGGGTATACTGGTCAGCCCCGTATCTGGATGAGGCCTCAAACACGCTCATGATCACCGTGGGCGGCGTCATGTACAGCCCGCACGGGCGTATCATCGGCATGTCCACCCTGGACGTGAGCATTGAAGACCTGCGCAAGACCGTAGGCAGCATAAAAATCACTCCGGCGTCCACCGCCTTCGCCGTAGACATGCGCAGCGGCCTGATCGCCGCCTACCCCGCCGACAACGCCTTGCTGCTCAAGCCAATGGAAAAGCTGCCCTTCAGTGATGCTCAAAAACTGCTGGGTTCTGTGCCGCCCAACGGGCAAATCCGTTTTGCCGCAAGCATCAACGGGCAATCAAACACGATTTTTTACAGTGTTTCCCCTACAGGTATGGGGCTTGGCATTGCCATTCCCGATGCGGAACTTTACGCCGAAGTGCACGCACTGGCGGCGTTCAACCGCAACACCGCTCTGGGCGCGGCAGGGGCCTTGCTGATATTTTTTGTCATCATTGGCCTTGCGTTGAACAGGATCATCATCAACCCCATCCTGTCCCTGTCGGCCTTTTCACGCTCGGTGGCCGAGGGCAGGCTTGATACACCCGTGGCCGAAAACTATAAAAGTGAATTCGCCGTGCTGCGCAACGCCATGGTCGCCATGCTGGATACCCTGAAAAACAAGATGCAGGAGGCGGAGCGCCGCACTGAAGAGGCACGCGTCAACGCCCAGAATGCCGAAGCCTCACGCCACGCGGCGGAAGAAGCCACCGCACAGGCGCAAAAAGCCCGCAGCGAAGGCATGCGGCAAGCCGCGGGCAGCCTGCGCACCGTGGTGGCCGTGACGGAAAGCGCCTCCGCGGAACTTGCGCAAAAAGTCAATGCCTCCAGCCAGCGGGCTGAAAGCCAGTCCCGCCGCGTGGCAGAAACAGCTACCGCCATGGAACAGCTGAGTGCCGCCGTACTGGAAATCTCGCATAATTCGGGTACGGCAGCCAACCTTTCAGAAGAATCCCGCGCGGCAGCCGAACAGGGTACGGAACGGGTCTACCGTGTTCTGCGTGACGTAACCACGGTGCATCGCGACTTTCAGTCCGCCTACGGCTCCGTTGACGACCTGAGCGGCAAGGCCAATGCCATCGGAACCATCGCCCGCACCATTGAAGACATTGCGGACCAGACCAACCTGCTTGCCCTCAATGCCGCCATTGAAGCCGCCCGCGCCGGAGACGCCGGACGCGGCTTTGCTGTGGTAGCCGACGAAGTGCGCAAACTGGCAGAAAAAACCATGACGGCCACCAAGGAAGTGGGGCAGTCCATCACAGACATCCAGCAGGCTGCCGGAAGCACCCTGGTTAGCATGGACAATACAAAAAATCTTCTGGGTCAGGCCATGCAGGATGTGCAGGGGGCAGAAGACATATTGCGCCGCATCTCGGCCCTGATTATGGATTCCACCGACCAGATCCGCGCCATCGCCACAGCTGCCGAGCAGCAGTCTGCCGCCACGGAAGAGGTCAATGCCTCCATCGTGGACATCAACCGCATTTCTGAAGAAACAGCGACTGCCATGCAGGAGGCCGCCGCCGCTGTGGACGAACTGGGCAGACAGACCGCCGCGCTCCACAACCTGACCGACCAGCTGGAACGGAGTTAA